Proteins encoded in a region of the Candidatus Moanabacter tarae genome:
- the bamA gene encoding Outer membrane protein assembly factor BamA produces MAKRIVAAFFHLLVSFSLALPLFAQEEGEVVEEVEIVFKGARNVSDEAMMVHIQIREGMRYDQNLVDRSVRSLYRTGLFETVEARHEEISDTEVKVIFEVLSKYRVGQVLIRGVKKARARRLHEKLETVRNGVLDEKRVKNDRDELYEDYRDKGFLNADVDYKIEYDIPDSGYGRVTYIIDEGSRRKIRSVHFEGNYGVKSKLLRKEMKTKKHNFISWLTGGSKFKEVTFQEDLDKLRRFYKNEGYLDIKIDEADISLEFPKKKAIEIHIKLTEGRRYQVGNISVSGNALFTERDLLSVMGLRSGDVFSPEKLDESREGLADFYGLIGYLDTFIRAERTPNLKTGDIDIHFNVDEGERVYVESINIEGNTKTKSIVILRELALAPGQVFNLVRMKNSEARLKNTRFFEDVNLSPESTNIPGRRNLKIAVREGRTGQFQFGAGFGSVRGGVFFTEFSQSNFDLFNWRSIFQGDGQKFRLRFSVGSRSSSIIMAYEEPWLFEQRLSLGVTVFRSETEYDSAIYDERRTGFEVALRKRLFRLWDGTVAYRLERAELFNIMPDAPDFIHETGNFVSSKITFAFLRDTRNNIIYTTRGNRFLFTTEYAGVGGDVDYVLLETRYAHFIPTFKFGNQSIAILGRAGTIFETGDSPVPFVDRFYLGGPESLRGFEFRDVGPKEDRYREPIGGNSYGFASVEYTYEVAESLRLAVFYDWGFINKATANFNTSRANSNFGVGVRIMMMNNPMRLDLGIPLTSDEFNDKGKQFNFAFGSRF; encoded by the coding sequence ATGGCCAAACGTATTGTAGCCGCTTTTTTCCATCTGCTAGTATCTTTCTCCCTAGCACTTCCCCTCTTTGCACAAGAAGAGGGCGAGGTTGTGGAGGAAGTTGAAATCGTATTCAAAGGTGCGCGCAATGTAAGCGATGAAGCGATGATGGTGCATATTCAGATCAGGGAAGGCATGAGGTACGATCAGAACTTGGTGGATCGTTCTGTTCGGTCTCTTTATCGGACTGGTCTTTTCGAGACTGTGGAAGCTCGGCACGAGGAGATAAGTGATACCGAGGTAAAGGTAATCTTTGAAGTCCTGTCGAAATATCGCGTGGGACAGGTTCTCATTAGAGGAGTGAAAAAGGCCCGAGCGAGGCGTTTGCATGAGAAGCTGGAAACAGTTCGTAATGGTGTACTGGATGAGAAAAGGGTCAAAAACGATCGTGACGAGCTTTACGAGGATTATCGTGATAAGGGATTTCTGAATGCTGATGTTGACTACAAAATCGAGTACGACATTCCCGACTCAGGATATGGGCGGGTGACTTACATTATTGATGAAGGGAGCAGGCGAAAAATTCGGTCAGTCCATTTTGAGGGCAACTATGGCGTGAAATCGAAGTTGCTAAGAAAGGAGATGAAAACAAAGAAACATAATTTCATCTCATGGCTCACAGGTGGCAGCAAATTCAAGGAGGTGACCTTCCAGGAGGATCTGGATAAGCTTCGACGCTTTTACAAAAACGAAGGCTATCTAGATATCAAAATAGACGAAGCCGATATTTCCCTTGAGTTCCCCAAAAAAAAGGCAATCGAGATCCACATCAAACTGACGGAAGGTCGTCGTTACCAGGTGGGCAATATCTCGGTTAGCGGGAATGCCCTGTTCACTGAGCGAGATTTGCTAAGCGTTATGGGACTTCGTTCAGGAGATGTCTTTTCTCCTGAAAAGCTGGATGAGAGCCGCGAGGGGCTGGCAGATTTCTACGGACTAATCGGATATCTGGATACCTTTATCAGGGCGGAAAGGACTCCCAACTTGAAAACCGGGGATATCGATATCCATTTCAACGTCGACGAGGGAGAGAGAGTCTATGTCGAATCGATCAATATTGAAGGCAATACAAAGACCAAAAGCATTGTGATCTTGAGGGAGCTAGCGCTTGCTCCGGGTCAGGTTTTCAACTTAGTGAGGATGAAGAACAGCGAGGCTCGCCTCAAGAATACGCGCTTCTTCGAAGATGTGAATCTGAGCCCAGAGAGCACCAACATACCAGGGAGGCGCAACCTCAAGATAGCGGTGCGGGAAGGACGTACTGGCCAATTCCAATTCGGGGCAGGGTTTGGTTCGGTTCGAGGCGGGGTTTTCTTTACCGAGTTTTCACAATCAAATTTTGATTTGTTCAACTGGCGATCGATTTTCCAGGGTGATGGACAGAAGTTCCGTCTTCGTTTCTCTGTCGGTTCAAGGTCAAGTAGCATAATTATGGCCTATGAGGAGCCTTGGCTCTTTGAGCAACGACTCTCCCTCGGTGTTACCGTCTTCCGATCAGAAACGGAGTACGATAGTGCTATTTATGACGAACGACGGACTGGCTTTGAAGTTGCTTTGCGCAAGCGTCTATTCCGTCTCTGGGATGGGACCGTGGCCTATCGACTGGAAAGAGCGGAACTTTTTAATATTATGCCTGATGCTCCTGATTTTATCCATGAAACTGGGAATTTCGTATCTTCAAAGATCACCTTTGCTTTCTTGAGAGACACGCGTAACAATATCATCTATACGACCAGGGGGAACAGATTTCTTTTTACAACGGAGTACGCCGGTGTTGGGGGTGATGTGGATTACGTGCTTCTTGAAACGCGGTACGCGCACTTCATACCCACCTTTAAGTTTGGCAATCAAAGTATTGCCATTCTGGGCCGAGCTGGGACAATATTTGAGACCGGCGATTCTCCAGTTCCATTTGTGGATCGATTCTACCTTGGAGGCCCCGAATCTCTACGTGGGTTCGAATTTCGTGATGTGGGCCCAAAAGAAGATCGGTATCGAGAGCCGATCGGAGGGAACTCATATGGGTTTGCAAGTGTCGAGTACACGTACGAAGTAGCAGAATCTTTGAGGTTGGCAGTATTCTATGATTGGGGCTTTATCAACAAAGCTACGGCGAATTTCAATACGAGCCGAGCTAATTCTAATTTTGGTGTTGGTGTACGAATCATGAT
- the dnaC gene encoding Replicative DNA helicase, whose amino-acid sequence MLAGNNSKVATRATEKESGIGTENRDIRAPLLGRSTPNNIEAEEGLLACCIFDGGQETMALCLETGLRPEYFFKPTHQILFRILIELFDERSEIDEIILADRLQRHNLLDEVGGYSAITRLTNRIETTAHARHWLEIVREKCLLRRLIGTSTEIVDQCHNGQTSLNELLESAEEEIFKISQDRISDSARPIKESIESASGLISKLIEGRGELTGVPTGFIDLDRMTFGLHVQEMIVLAARPSLGKTSLALNIAESAVLPDGGKKAATPTLFFSLEMSADQLAFRLLCSRARVNSTSIREGFPPKGAQQSLAQAAKELKGVPLWIDDSGQLTILEMRAKARRMAAKTNLGLVVIDYLQLITGSDPRVGREQQISEISRGVKAMAKELDLPVLVLSQLNRDTEREKRRPRLSDLRESGSIEQDADVVMLLSRVDDQEEGDSATSQQVELTIAKQRNGPIGTTTLSFIPELTRFENHSGQSI is encoded by the coding sequence GTGCTAGCTGGAAATAATAGTAAGGTGGCAACCCGCGCAACAGAGAAGGAAAGTGGCATTGGGACCGAGAATAGGGATATACGGGCGCCCTTATTAGGGCGGTCCACTCCCAACAACATTGAGGCAGAAGAGGGTCTATTAGCATGTTGTATATTCGACGGGGGACAGGAGACGATGGCTCTTTGCTTAGAAACAGGCTTACGGCCTGAATATTTCTTTAAGCCGACCCATCAGATTCTTTTCAGGATTCTCATAGAACTTTTCGATGAGAGATCGGAGATAGATGAAATCATCTTAGCCGATCGACTTCAGCGACATAATTTGCTCGACGAAGTGGGGGGGTATAGTGCCATCACTCGTCTCACTAACCGCATCGAAACAACGGCACATGCACGCCATTGGCTGGAAATAGTAAGAGAAAAATGTCTTCTTCGGCGATTGATTGGTACTTCGACTGAAATCGTCGATCAATGCCATAATGGCCAGACGAGTCTTAATGAATTACTGGAGTCGGCAGAAGAGGAGATTTTCAAGATTAGTCAGGATCGTATCTCTGATTCCGCTCGGCCTATCAAGGAATCGATCGAATCGGCTAGCGGATTGATTAGTAAGTTGATCGAAGGACGGGGGGAATTAACCGGAGTTCCGACGGGATTTATCGACCTCGACCGCATGACCTTTGGGTTGCATGTCCAAGAGATGATCGTGTTGGCCGCACGCCCTTCTTTGGGAAAAACTTCATTAGCTCTGAATATTGCCGAGTCCGCTGTCCTTCCTGACGGAGGGAAAAAGGCTGCGACTCCGACTCTTTTTTTTAGTTTGGAGATGAGTGCAGACCAGCTTGCTTTTCGGCTGCTCTGCAGTCGAGCGAGAGTGAATTCTACCAGTATTAGGGAAGGGTTCCCTCCAAAAGGTGCTCAGCAGTCATTGGCTCAGGCAGCCAAGGAATTAAAAGGGGTTCCGCTGTGGATCGATGACTCGGGACAATTGACAATTTTGGAGATGAGGGCCAAAGCCAGACGAATGGCTGCCAAAACGAATTTAGGATTAGTCGTTATCGATTATTTACAGCTTATTACGGGTTCTGATCCGAGAGTGGGCCGGGAGCAACAGATTTCAGAAATCTCTCGTGGGGTCAAAGCGATGGCGAAGGAACTTGATCTTCCCGTTCTGGTTTTAAGTCAGTTGAATCGGGACACCGAAAGGGAGAAACGTAGGCCACGCCTTTCCGATCTGCGCGAATCGGGTTCAATTGAACAGGATGCAGATGTCGTAATGCTACTTTCTAGAGTAGACGATCAAGAGGAGGGTGACAGTGCCACTTCTCAACAGGTCGAATTAACTATTGCCAAGCAACGCAATGGACCCATAGGAACTACGACTTTGTCTTTCATTCCGGAATTGACTCGGTTTGAAAACCACTCCGGTCAGTCAATCTGA